Genomic DNA from Candidozyma auris chromosome 1, complete sequence:
GATACTATAATTGCACGTGCTGTTCGTCACGTGCCTTTCTTTGAGTGGATGAAAGTAGTCCAAGAGGCGAACACAGAAAAGAGTGGGGAAAGGTTCGATGAGAATCCCTGAAAGAATGTGTTGTACTTACAATCCTGTTGTCTCAAGCGACATGCATTGCGAGGGAAATTCCCATGTCTTGGATTATATATATGTCTAAGGTGACAATGGATATATCTTTGCTGAATATAATGCTTAACAAGCATCGGGTTGTGAAAGTATGTAGTCAACAGTCTGACCAACTGTTTTCAAGGAGTCTGCCTCATGGTCAGGAATCTGGATGTTGAACTCATGCTCAACTTCCATTACTACCTCCACAACGTCCAAGGAATCCAAGCCCAAATCCGTAACAAAGTTTGACGACTCTGTGATGTCTTTGTTGGAAACCTTATCGTAACCTTCCAATAATTCAATGATTCTCTCTCTAGCAACGTCTCTTGTCAAAGCAGGAAAGCCAGCATATGATCTGCTGATTTGAGCAAACAGTGGGATAGCAAGCCTGGGTAATACTACTACCTTTGACATACTCATGGGAATATTGGCGGGTCTCAAGCTTCTGGCAACAGCTGCTCTAAACATTGGTGAGTATGCTTATATGATCTTCAATCTTACTGGAGAATTACGACCCTCAAATTATGGTGGTATATACACGACCAACCACTACACTGAGATCCACCGAATTTATTCACAAAGTTAAACATGTCTTTTCGAGTTGTTTTCTGGGAATATCGACTTTCAAAATTAAAGCCCTAAACCCTAGTGAAAGTActatttgatttttttaaaaaacGATAAGTTAAATAAAAGCTCTATGTGATGTATTGTATACAGGAACTCTAAATTTTCAATACAAGATTCTCACGAAGGAGCATTCCAATCATTGATAAGCCATGCTTAAAACCTTGTTTCTGGGTAGGCTTGCGCTGGTTGCAAGGCCTGTTCTTGCTTCTGCGCCTGCTACGTCCTACTTGTCAACAATACGCAACAACATCCCGCTTTCAACCACAAGTATTCCATCTGGCATAAACAGCTGCCAAAAGAGATTTGCGACTTTGAACCAAATAAGATTCGGAAAACAGGGTTTCCCTGTCAAGGATAATGTCCCAAAGGCGCCCCATTTGCAGGGTAATCCATTTAAAAAAGGCGTTGTCGTGAGAgtgatgatcttgaaacCCAAGAAGCCCAACTCAGCTCAAAGAAAGTGTTGTAGAGTAAGACTCTCCACTGGCAATGTCATCTCTGCTTTGATTCCAGGTGAAGGTCATAACGTTCAAGAACATCATGTGGTGCTTGTTAGGGGAGGCAGAGTTCAAGATCTTCCGGGTGTGAAGTATAGACTAGTGAGAGGAGCATTGGATTTGGCAGGTGTGGCCAACAGAACAACTTCACGTTCCAAATACGGTGTCAAAAAGCCAAAGGACTAGAACTCATGACCATGTAAATAGGAAAGAATCCAGCATAATAAGTAAGTTAATatcttttcaattcattGTACAAACTTTATACGTAGACGTTACACATTGCCTCCATGGCACTCTAGActtttccaaaatcaagcttaCGACCACTTGCCGTCTTTCTGTTGTCAATTGCTTTACCATCGTCATCAACATTCTCCGGTTTCGCTCTGttcaacaccttcaagaaCTCTCTCACTCTGTGTCTCATTCTCGTATGCATGTATGCCTTGGCGCATTTGATGTGGTAGTGGAAGTAGTTTCTGAAGAACTGGATGTATGATATACAGTTATCTCTGCGCTCACCTTTCCTCAAGTGTCTGGGGAATAATACGAAGGTAACATAACCCTTATTGTCGTCGTCATTGCGTCTGCTAACAGCATTCTTAATATCCAAGGGGGGGTCTCTTTGTGTGAACATCACTTGTGGAGCTGTCTGGACCGATCTTTTACGAGCATCAACGAACTCCTGCAAGAACACCTTTCCAAAGATCTTGTCTGTTTCATCCTTGAACACTGTAGAGAAAACTACCGTCACACGGTCAAAAGAAGGCTTGACACAAATGCACTCATCCTCACCTCTGTATTTGATGACAAGAACCTCCtcgttcttcaactccGCTCTGATCTCCTCAGCATAGGTGTCCTGGCCCTCGAATTGCTGTGCAAGTTGGTCGTAACGACTGAATGCCTTTTCGAACGCAGAAGCAATTGCATGTCTCTTCAATAAAGATAATTCCTCGATCAACTCATCCTTGAACTCATTCTGCTTAGAATTCAAGCTGGAGGTATCCAAGACAAGACTGAAGTTATAACCGGGCtccacatcatcaacagGGGACAACACCTCAGAGAATTTTTCATATTTCAGCTTCAAGTATGCCTCGACTCCGTATGTCTTCAAGTCATTCCAGCACTGTAAGTAAACAGAAACTAATACTAGCTGTCTGTCGTCCAATGTTGAGACATGATAGTTGGTAAAATCGAAGTCACTGATGATTCTATCTAAGGATTTCAATTGTGCCTCGGGGTTGGCAAATACACGCTCATTTAGCGTCTTCTTTATCAAAAGGTTGCTTTTATCGATCTGTAACATCCTGGTCGTCGATGTGCTTTCCGGTCGAGATACCGCTTTAATATCACTTGGACAGCTTGTTTCCTGAGTTGGCCTGTGCGATACTGCAGAGATCTCGTTAGGCACCTTGCTCTATGGCAAGAGGGCAGTTTAATAAATTATTCTAAAATTTTGAACAAAAGTATTAATGTTCTTTTACTGTTCATGTAGATTATTGAGCACAAGTTCTACCGTATTTCTATTGCACTCAATTGTTTACACAACTCGgtatttgcagccactgaTATATCCGATCTcgcggttgcaaaatctcacCTTATTTTGTGTTACATGTTTCTTCgaaatttgaaaaaagtgtTATATTTTGGCTGTACCCTCTTCTGGTTCATTCTCACTGTACTCGGTGAAACATCGCCAGGTGTTTTTCTATTGTTCAATGGAGCGCTCTTTTTGATCGTTTTACTCAGTTACTTTACAGTACAATAGTATGTTCGTTTGGTAATTATATTCTATAATACACATGATAATGCAAGATAAACTGATGTGTCAATGATGATGTAGAACGTGAAGTGTGAAAGAGTGGAGTAGAAATAGCGTATGTTTTACCGCCTAAACCGCTGTGATGGCAACCCACCTCTATGAAGCGCAGGTGCATTGACTTTGTTCTTAAGCAAGGAGGAGACGTTCTCTCTACCAAGCGCCAGAGCAGTGCCCGCATTGGCAATGTTGCTGCTAGGCCTTGAAGAGCTAGATGACTTGAATGCTTTCTCGCTAGCCTTTGCCTCTTTTCTCGCTCTCAAATTCTGTTGGACAACTCGATCCATGTGAGGATCTTGACCTCTATGCTTAGTCAACCAAGGCGATTTGAGAAGAACGTCATATGATGGGCGGAGATCGGGattcttgttcaagcaTGACTTGACAAATATTTGTGCCTCCTTAGAAAAACGGGTACTATCAAGTCTGGGTGGCTCTCCGTCAACGATAGCGCTGAGTTGAGAAAAGATGTTGTCAAAAGTTTCTGGTGGATAAGGATACCTGCCGGCAGCAACTTCTAATATGGTTAGACCCAAGGACCAGATGTCCGACTGTACTGAATAGGTTGCGTCATCAGGGTTCATCGTCTTGATACGCTCCGGAGCCATATAGGACTGGCAACCAATATTAGTTTTGGCGAGTGATGCAACAAGATTGCCGGACACACCGAAATCACAAAGCTTTACTTTACCCATCGAGTTAACTAATATATTGGTTGGCTTGACATCTCTGTGAATGATATTATGCTTATCCTTGAGTTCCTTCAATCCACGAATGACACACTCGGTGATGTATGCAAGGCATGCTTCGtcttcaacaccatcaccatAACACTTGTCAAGAGAGCCTCCATCCATAAATTCCATACACATGTATACGGCAccctcaacaaagaaagcaCCGTAAAAGTCCACAATGTATGGAGAGTTACATTTATGGAGCACTTCGAGCTCCATGAGAATTTGAGTGAATTTGTTTTCCTCTAACTCGAGACGTACCTCCTTCATAGCCATGAGAACGCCTGTTGGCTTGTGGAGAACTTTGGAAACAACGCCATAATTACCTCTGCCAAGTTCTTCGAGAAactcaagctcatcaagtGAGATGTGGAAAGACAGGCCAGATGAAAAGTCTATTCCGTCCGAGCGTAAGGAAGCTTTTCCAGCGAAATTTAACGAGCCAGATTTGATATCGACGTATTTCGAATAGTTTGCGAAAAGACCTTGGAGCTTCTGAGGGGCAGCATGGTTGGACTCTATTGAGCTAACGTCAGAGTTGTGCGTTTCTGTGCTTGCAGCCAGAGAGGACAGTTCATTGAGattgagcttgaagtcCGGCCTCTTTTTGCGTTCGGAAAGACGTCTAGCGAGCTCACCCGTCGAATTGATATGTGGAGGGTTGCCTGGAATCTGATCTG
This window encodes:
- the ACP1 gene encoding Acp1p, with translation MFRAAVARSLRPANIPMSMSKVVVLPRLAIPSFAQISRSYAGFPALTRDVARERIIELLEGYDKVSNKDITESSNFVTDLGLDSLDVVEVVMEVEHEFNIQIPDHEADSLKTVGQTVDYILSQPDAC
- a CDS encoding mitochondrial 37S ribosomal protein uS12m, producing MLKTLFSGRLASVARPVLASAPATSYLSTIRNNIPLSTTSIPSGINSCQKRFATLNQIRFGKQGFPVKDNVPKAPHLQGNPFKKGVVVRVMILKPKKPNSAQRKCCRVRLSTGNVISALIPGEGHNVQEHHVVLVRGGRVQDLPGVKYRLVRGALDLAGVANRTTSRSKYGVKKPKD
- the ARC35 gene encoding Arc35p, translating into MLQIDKSNLLIKKTLNERVFANPEAQLKSLDRIISDFDFTNYHVSTLDDRQLVLVSVYLQCWNDLKTYGVEAYLKSKYEKFSEVLSPVDDVEPGYNFSLVLDTSSLNSKQNEFKDELIEELSLLKRHAIASAFEKAFSRYDQLAQQFEGQDTYAEEIRAELKNEEVLVIKYRGEDECICVKPSFDRVTVVFSTVFKDETDKIFGKVFLQEFVDARKRSVQTAPQVMFTQRDPPLDIKNAVSRRNDDDNKGYVTFVLFPRHLRKGERRDNCISYIQFFRNYFHYHIKCAKAYMHTRMRHRVREFLKVLNRAKPENVDDDGKAIDNRKTASGRKLDFGKV
- the PBS2 gene encoding mitogen-activated protein kinase kinase PBS2 yields the protein MSDEKGVDDSASRMAKLSVSTPKSTYDGQTSPPVTTCHGPLSSDVHARILAFQQKRASQPVKESPSEGRSPSTPHSQLHMPNIPTKPLPPLPHVRPQSASDNPVPKSGLVPSPSLESPPSDSSPFIRPPMSPSSNNSFELSKKPSLSQRRGMKLNMKNLADPPTPDQIPGNPPHINSTGELARRLSERKKRPDFKLNLNESSSSAASTETHNSDVSSIESNHAAPQKLQGLFANYSKYVDIKSGSLNFAGKASLRSDGIDFSSGSSFHISLDELEFLEELGRGNYGVVSKVLHKPTGVLMAMKEVRLELEENKFTQILMELEVLHKCNSPYIVDFYGAFFVEGAVYMCMEFMDGGSLDKCYGDGVEDEACLAYITECVIRGLKELKDKHNIIHRDVKPTNILVNSMGKVKLCDFGVSGNLVASLAKTNIGCQSYMAPERIKTMNPDDATYSVQSDIWSLGLTILEVAAGRYPYPPETFDNIFSQLSAIVDGEPPRLDSTRFSKEAQIFVKSCLNKNPDLRPSYDVLLKSPWLTKHRGQDPHMDRVVQQNLRARKEAKASEKAFKSSSSSRPSSNIANAGTASALGRENVSSLLKNKVNAPALHRGGLPSQRFRR